The following coding sequences lie in one Alosa sapidissima isolate fAloSap1 chromosome 15, fAloSap1.pri, whole genome shotgun sequence genomic window:
- the sept4b gene encoding septin 4b isoform X2, producing the protein MENVSAPSEINSDSEMAECTVAPVAMEDSDHEADSPSDEQDSTPTSPEPKEREAEQSSSHSKEDSEDSELENILGQHHHHDHPDQHEQHDPQHHHDPQQQQQQQQPGPKEGNPFWFAGHGRHSSAGDSESEGLDSPRTPGTPTYLRPSAAGGRGPFDALSEQRSPRGTVDFSLPSPISPSRPKSPWGRYDPYDSTEDQDKEYVGFATLPNQVHRKSVKKGFDFTLMVAGESGLGKSTLVNSLFLTDLYKDRKLLNAEERITQTVEITKHTVDIEEKGVKLKLTIVDTPGFGDAVNNTEWKSVADYIDQQFEQYFRDESGLNRKNIQDNRVHCCLYFISPFGHGLRPLDVEFMKALHEKVNIVPVLAKADTLTPSEVKKKKIKIREEIEQYGIKIYQFPDCDSDEDEDFKQQDQELKDSIPFAVIGSNTVVEAKGRRVRGRLYPWGIVEVENSAHCDFVKLRNMLVRTHMQDLKDVTRETHYENYRAHCIQSMTRMVVKERNRNKLTRESGTDFPIPMVPGVADSETEKLIREKDEELRRMQEMLQKIQEQMHTQKEAY; encoded by the exons ATGGAGAACGTGTCAGCACCTTCCGAAATAAACAGCGACTCCGAG ATGGCAGAGTGCACTGTagccccagtagcaatggaggATAGCGATCACGAGGCCGACTCGCCGTCTGACGAGCAGGATTCCACCCCAACGTCCCCCGAGCCAAAGGAGCGTGAGGCCGAACAG AGCTCCAGCCACTCCAAGGAGGACTCAGAGGACTCTGAGCTGGAGAACATCTTGGGTCAGCACCACCACCATGACCACCCCGACCAGCACGAGCAGCATGACCCCCAGCACCATCACGacccgcagcagcagcagcagcagcagcagcccggcCCTAAAGAGGGCAACCCTTTCTGGTTTGCTGGCCACGGGCGCCACTCCTCGGCCGGGGACAGTGAGAGCGAGGGCCTTGACAGCCCCCGCACTCCGGGGACGCCCACGTACTTGCGGCCATCCGCTGCGGGTGGCCGGGGTCCTTTTGACGCCCTCTCAGAGCAAAGGTCCCCGCGGGGCACCGTGGACTTTAGCCTGCCGTCGCCCATCAGCCCCTCACGGCCCAAGAGCCCGTGGGGACGCTACGACCCCTATGATTCGACAGAG GATCAGGATAAGGAGTATGTGGGCTTCGCCACCCTGCCCAACCAGGTGCATCGCAAATCTGTGAAAAAGGGCTTTGACTTCACTCTCATGGTGGCAG GTGAGTCTGGTCTTGGGAAGTCTACCCTTGTCAACAGCCTCTTCCTGACAGACCTGTATAAAGATAGGAAACTACTCAACGCTGAAG AGAGGATTACCCAGACTGTGGAGATCACCAAACACACAGTGGATATTGAGGAGAAAGGCGTCAAGCTGAAACTCACCATTGTTGACACGCCAGGCTTCGGAGATGCCGTCAATAACACTGAATG GAAGTCCGTGGCCGACTACATAGACCAGCAGTTTGAGCAGTACTTCCGGGACGAGAGCGGCCTGAACCGCAAGAACATCCAGGACAACCGCGTGCACTGCTGCCTCTACTTCATCTCCCCCTTCGGCCACGG TCTTAGGCCTTTGGACGTGGAGTTCATGAAGGCCCTTCATGAGAAGGTCAACATTGTCCCTGTTCTGGCCAAAGCAGACACTCTCACTCCCAGTGAGgtcaagaaaaagaaaatcaag ATTCGAGAGGAGATAGAGCAGTATGGCATTAAAATCTATCAATTTCCAGACTGTGACTCTGATGAGGATGAAGACTTCAAACAGCAGGACCAGGAGCTAAAG GACAGCATTCCCTTTGCCGTGATCGGCAGCAACACAGTGGTGGAGGCCAAAGGCAGGCGAGTGAGAGGACGCCTCTACCCCTGGGGCATCGTAGAAG TGGAGAACTCGGCGCACTGTGACTTTGTGAAGCTGCGGAACATGCTGGTGCGTACACACATGCAGGACCTAAAGGACGTGACCCGGGAGACCCACTACGAGAACTACCGCGCCCACTGCATCCAGAGCATGACCCGCATGGTGGTCAAGGAGCGCAACCGCAA
- the sept4b gene encoding septin 4b isoform X1 produces the protein MENVSAPSEINSDSEMAECTVAPVAMEDSDHEADSPSDEQDSTPTSPEPKEREAEQSSSHSKEDSEDSELENILGQHHHHDHPDQHEQHDPQHHHDPQQQQQQQQPGPKEGNPFWFAGHGRHSSAGDSESEGLDSPRTPGTPTYLRPSAAGGRGPFDALSEQRSPRGTVDFSLPSPISPSRPKSPWGRYDPYDSTEDQDKEYVGFATLPNQVHRKSVKKGFDFTLMVAGESGLGKSTLVNSLFLTDLYKDRKLLNAEERITQTVEITKHTVDIEEKGVKLKLTIVDTPGFGDAVNNTECWKSVADYIDQQFEQYFRDESGLNRKNIQDNRVHCCLYFISPFGHGLRPLDVEFMKALHEKVNIVPVLAKADTLTPSEVKKKKIKIREEIEQYGIKIYQFPDCDSDEDEDFKQQDQELKDSIPFAVIGSNTVVEAKGRRVRGRLYPWGIVEVENSAHCDFVKLRNMLVRTHMQDLKDVTRETHYENYRAHCIQSMTRMVVKERNRNKLTRESGTDFPIPMVPGVADSETEKLIREKDEELRRMQEMLQKIQEQMHTQKEAY, from the exons ATGGAGAACGTGTCAGCACCTTCCGAAATAAACAGCGACTCCGAG ATGGCAGAGTGCACTGTagccccagtagcaatggaggATAGCGATCACGAGGCCGACTCGCCGTCTGACGAGCAGGATTCCACCCCAACGTCCCCCGAGCCAAAGGAGCGTGAGGCCGAACAG AGCTCCAGCCACTCCAAGGAGGACTCAGAGGACTCTGAGCTGGAGAACATCTTGGGTCAGCACCACCACCATGACCACCCCGACCAGCACGAGCAGCATGACCCCCAGCACCATCACGacccgcagcagcagcagcagcagcagcagcccggcCCTAAAGAGGGCAACCCTTTCTGGTTTGCTGGCCACGGGCGCCACTCCTCGGCCGGGGACAGTGAGAGCGAGGGCCTTGACAGCCCCCGCACTCCGGGGACGCCCACGTACTTGCGGCCATCCGCTGCGGGTGGCCGGGGTCCTTTTGACGCCCTCTCAGAGCAAAGGTCCCCGCGGGGCACCGTGGACTTTAGCCTGCCGTCGCCCATCAGCCCCTCACGGCCCAAGAGCCCGTGGGGACGCTACGACCCCTATGATTCGACAGAG GATCAGGATAAGGAGTATGTGGGCTTCGCCACCCTGCCCAACCAGGTGCATCGCAAATCTGTGAAAAAGGGCTTTGACTTCACTCTCATGGTGGCAG GTGAGTCTGGTCTTGGGAAGTCTACCCTTGTCAACAGCCTCTTCCTGACAGACCTGTATAAAGATAGGAAACTACTCAACGCTGAAG AGAGGATTACCCAGACTGTGGAGATCACCAAACACACAGTGGATATTGAGGAGAAAGGCGTCAAGCTGAAACTCACCATTGTTGACACGCCAGGCTTCGGAGATGCCGTCAATAACACTGAATG CTGGAAGTCCGTGGCCGACTACATAGACCAGCAGTTTGAGCAGTACTTCCGGGACGAGAGCGGCCTGAACCGCAAGAACATCCAGGACAACCGCGTGCACTGCTGCCTCTACTTCATCTCCCCCTTCGGCCACGG TCTTAGGCCTTTGGACGTGGAGTTCATGAAGGCCCTTCATGAGAAGGTCAACATTGTCCCTGTTCTGGCCAAAGCAGACACTCTCACTCCCAGTGAGgtcaagaaaaagaaaatcaag ATTCGAGAGGAGATAGAGCAGTATGGCATTAAAATCTATCAATTTCCAGACTGTGACTCTGATGAGGATGAAGACTTCAAACAGCAGGACCAGGAGCTAAAG GACAGCATTCCCTTTGCCGTGATCGGCAGCAACACAGTGGTGGAGGCCAAAGGCAGGCGAGTGAGAGGACGCCTCTACCCCTGGGGCATCGTAGAAG TGGAGAACTCGGCGCACTGTGACTTTGTGAAGCTGCGGAACATGCTGGTGCGTACACACATGCAGGACCTAAAGGACGTGACCCGGGAGACCCACTACGAGAACTACCGCGCCCACTGCATCCAGAGCATGACCCGCATGGTGGTCAAGGAGCGCAACCGCAA